ttgcccTTGCATTAACCCCAAACCATTACGTACTAATCATTTATTTACACTAGTCCACACAATAGTGCGTGCAGATGTGCTGCCATGAGTAGAGGTTGAGCAAACTCTCGTCAGTGATTAGCGACTCCACCCCATCTTGTGTAACTAATAGGACGCACGAAACCTTACATCTGTATGTTTCCGAATATAATTTAGAGGcaaaatcatatttacatgGTCCAGTTTTTGGGACATGACCTTCAACGATTATTCTTACACAACAGCCCTGAATGCTACCTCgataacaaattaaattccgacaaaacaaacaatgggTGTGAACAAATCTTCTATTAACGCGTGGCTCCCAGCAGCAAGTTACATAATAGAGATTCTTTCTCGACGATGATCTGGGTTCTTACAGCAACCACGGAATAAATCGACGGATTTTTCGCAATGCGCAGCGCCTGAATAAATGCGAATTGACCTGTTTTCGTTCACGGGCCTAGTCACTTGTATGGTCAACGCGTATGGGTATAAACTTATAACAATACCGAGTTGTCCGCCCACACAAGATATAGGAACGGTGGGAAATACGCAGCTCCGGAAGTTAAACAATAGACAACGACCACATGATATATCCATGTGACTTAGCATGTTTTCGACCGATCTTTCGAAATTCAAAAGTCGTCATAGTTTTGGTCATCTGCTTTATACCTCTATGCTGCTTCGCCACGTGATCggaaatttaacaaaacaaataacgaATGTAATAGTTATATGTTTGATTAGGGAAATGATAGCTATACCACAGCACACACATAATCCGCTGTTATGTTTCACACACGTCGTACTCGCCTGTTAGTGTTCccacatattattaaaaatgtgagtaaatatttggattttttagTTTGGCTAAAATTTGTACACTCTATTAGAGCGTATTGCCTAAAGACAATATACGTCCACAATAGTGGGAGTTCACGTTGTCAGCGTTAAGCCTCTAGTCCAGTATCCAAATACTCTGGGAGACTAGCGCTCTAACAACGCAAAGATAAATGATGAATGAAATCCATTGAACCAATGTATACAACACACGGCGCTGGACCGACACATCTGACTGAGAATGATCAAGGCATCACCTTAGTCCAAGcgaaagtttaaataaaattagcCTCGCCATGTTACATCGCGTTCCATCATAATCGATTAAAAACGACTATTGTTAGATTCCTCTTGGTGAAAATGAACAAAGAAGAAGAAGCGAGGGAAGCTTTACAATGGCTACGCGGTAATCATTACGATGTCAAAGAAGAAATGAATAACATGAGAATCGAGCATCAAGCTAACTCGACGGAaagaaaaacaagtaaaatgaCTTTTATCGCTTTATTTATTCGTGAGTGGCAAGCTTTTGTGTTGTGTAAGAAACTACGTACGTATGTGCATGAAATGTATGGATCAGAAAATGTACTTTTAGGTTTGACGTATTATGGAAGTTCTAAGTCTGTTAAAACGGGTCCACGAATGCGGTATGATAAAACATCTCCAACAAAGCTAATACTCTTGTACAAAGTAGTCAGGCAACGTTTGTATATCCCGTTTGATTGCTCCCGCATGCTTGTGtacaaagtataaaaacaatcatccataaagttacacatgtggtaactcgtaagcgagcacggtgtataaaacaaaacaccggtgttctaACGGCTTTTAGtgcccgccatgcaagaataagtaagttacattcgttcattcagtTTTTTCTTACAGCTATCATAGAACTTTTCACCGTCTCCTATCTTCGAAAACCGCTCATAATTGCAATTGTGATGCAACTATCACAGCAATTGTCGGGTATTAATGCAGTGTTCTATTACTCGACCCAACTGTTCATAGCAGCTGGTATTCCAGAAGAATACACGTAAGTGTTTATGGCTTTCAACTTAAACTAAGGTTAAatgtgtttactgtttagtAATCTACAGATATGCAATAAGTTTGTTCAGGGTTAAAACCGACAATAATATGACAGGTGTCTGTTACATATCCGGCACAAACGCGTTTTTGGCGAGAAAAACACAGCATCTGTTTAATCATTAGCTTTATTAATAAACgttacaacaataataatattgcTCTTGCATGGCATTACTTGTTACACCCAAAAGTGTAATATTGTACCAGCTATCTTACTTATCACATAATAATCGAGTATTGGTTACGTAATAAATGTTTCCCAATAACCGATGACGCACAGAGTAGATTGTGTGACGAAACAATACGATTTTTTATTGCATTGGTTGGCGcgtttttgaaactttaaaatggCGTTACTGATTAAACACGTGGgagcaaaactaaaaaaaacgttttttcgTAGTTGTTTCTgaaccaaacattttaaaaatcgaACGACTAGGTAAAGCAATAGCCGTTAAACTGTAACAAAACCGCATGCCTATTATAATctatataactataaaataacgacatttttacaaaaaggaCTTTATTTTACAGCGGACTGACAACAGTTGGGGTGGGCGTGGTTAACGTTGTCATGACGATTGTCAGTTTGTTACTGATTGAACACGCAGGGCGAAGAATCTTGCATTTGATTGGCTTAGGGGGGATGTGTGTTTGCTCTGTTATACTCGTGGTAAGTAGGAATGTTAACATTCATTCTTTATTGTCTTACTAGTATCAGAGACCAGCCTAATGGACAAATGTTATTGatgtaacttttgtttacaatatatGCTACTCTaggggtgattatttttaggaattttttcgttttttttatgtgtggctaacAAGTTTGACAACCCACTAGTTATCACTAGGTTAAAGCATTGCCGTTTAGTGTATGGCGggtgcccaaggacatatgcgcccacaatagtagcagcaactagccttgaacccattacctctgggttaaaggcagacTTGTTAAatactttgccacggcgccaaaCGAGTGTTAATCCTCAATATTTACTGACTTTCCACTACATCAATATTTGAGCAGCATATTGCTTTATAGTAAGTTAtaacagtgagccttgaacaaCAAACACGTTTTATGTCGTACTAATATACAGTTCCAACCACTCTGCATATAAATTGTATTATGCAATACAAATGTTTAATgtcagtttaaattaaaagttgacAAGTCCTAACAAAACCCCAACCTCCCATAACTCATTAAGCCACCAGCTGCCAATTACCCTTTTCACTTCATACTTTGTCAATTGTCTTCAACTACAAACTTTGACTTTGCTTTCCATCTTAGGCCACCGTACTATTTAGACTGTATCAACCAATATCCACGTATTTTTCCAGGTTCTTCTAAACTTGCATCGTACAACCGTCATATCATGGCTTACACTCGTTCCAATTCTTCTCTTCGTTGCTTTTTTCCAAACCGGACCCGGCTCCATTCCCTGGTTTATCACAGCCGAACTCTTCAACCAATCCTCTCGTCCCGCTGCTGTTAGTATCGCTGGATTGGTCAACTGGCTCGGAAACTTTACAATCGGACTTGCGTAAGATTACTATTACATCATTATCTGTTTGGAATACATACAAACAGGTCTTTATACAAAGAGATTGCGGGAATTGAgaaattttataacatatgtaGGTTACCTCTTATAAAATCATTGTTGGTCAGTTTGTGGTATGTATTCTGAAGCAGTGATAATAGaggtttacatttaaacttaaaaggAAAACTTTATGTAATTACATAGTATGAAAACAAGAGCTGAGAGGTGACACATTTGCCTTGCTTTTCGTACATATACAGACTCCACTTAtatcaataaattttatgacTTCTTACTACATAGTATACAAAGGCGAGAAGATTGAGGAATTGTTTATGTTACTTTACTATTAGCTTCctgtatttatttcaaataaatttaatttacatcTCAACACAGGTATCCTTCCATCAATGCTGAGATTGGTGGTTATACCTTCATTATATTTGCCGTCCTCCTCGCAATATTCTGGATCTTTACTTATTTCCGTGTTCCTGAAACAAAAGGAAGAAGCATCAATGAGATTACTGCTCTGTTCCAACCTGAAGGGGAATACTTAGGTGGAAAACCAGATAAATACCAAACCAAACTATAACCAGCATTTTGCTCGTTGATATTTTTGTCCCTTTAGTAAGTTCATTATTAAAGgcattgttatgtcatattATGCTTGGACTGTATGcaaaattgtgtttaattatGATGCAAATTGTTTAGTAATATTTAGGAAGGGTATGTGTAATGTTATATTTCCTTTTTACAGTTCCGTATGACGCCCTCGTACACAGTTAATAACCAATCAAGCGTATCCACTCATAATTCACCACTAGGCGCATCAAGCgaaagtttaaatagaagattTCTTTTCGTTAAAACGTATCAGAAGATGGGCTGCAGTGAGTCTTCTTTGTTACATAGACACTTGTTGCaagaaagtttatttattgtcCCAGAATGAGTcggttttctatttttctacAAGATTTCTGATTGATTTAACCCTTGTTTACTTTATACAATTAACTTCTAataacaaagtattttatgtttaaatgataaaatcataaattagaaaattttaatgaaatgaTTGTAGGAACTTACACCAATTCGTGCAATTACATTCCGTATTCTAAGTTTGATGATCTTCCaaacagttttgtttcattatttgtttgtattttggtTGTTGCTTTCTTTCATTGTTCTTGTGACGGTCAAACCTGTGCTTTTTCTTAAAGTTTGGAATGCAGTCCAATAAATACAGTAATATCTATCACTATCTACCACTGTTTGgaaaataaagatttatattaaaagtgTATCGTCACAGTGAAGTTAAATATGTATTATGACTACACAGAATACTTTGatttcaaaacaataaactacagaatataaagtttgtaaaataagGGGTCAAAGAAAACAGTGTTGATCATTTAAAGTGAGTAAGAATAAGAAAAACATCAAAAGATAGACCACAGTTATTGTACAACAGTAAGATGGCTTCGAAATTTAAGCAAAGACAAAGGTAAACAAGTCATGTTTACACTTTAATAAGTCATTCGGTAACCTTTATACTTGCAACACAGACATTTTATCacagtatatattatgtatgggTGTGGTTTTACTCGTACAGTATTTAAAGAAGAATATGCCCATTTCTATTATAGACCCTTATAACATCATTAAATGATAAACATAACAAAAGGTAATTTAAATTAGGTGGCTTGTTGATGTTATACATCAAATCATCCATTAACACCCAATCTTCTATTCTCAAAGGAAaccaacatatagtaggttggggaagatgggacgcctttttattcatttttcgtcttatttggtcgtacacaaagaaaaaattataaaaccgtatccttacttCCCCCATagcagttgttaattgtttaaaacacaatcaggatatttggatattatgagctaaaggtgtcccctctCATCCCACAGTACAATGCATAATATGTTGAtaacacatttatttatgtgCCACTGTCCGTTAATTTTGTGTCTCCATGTACATTGGTTCATCTATTGGTAAAGGTGGGGGAAGGTTTGGCAAAGGTGGAAAGTCAGAACGTTTCTCACGTCTTGTGTTTTCATATTCTgttgtaaaacaataacagcataaagttatttctttaaatatgaaacaacGAACAAATATAGATAAACTATAGTCGCAATATATGAATatagttgtaaaatataaccAGCCAAAGTAATCTATCATATATAGATACAGGTTACTTAAAAGTAATGGCTTCAACATAGCTGAGGCCCCACAGCTAGGAATACCAGGAGACATAAGATTTGAGCCAGATGTGTCCCATTAGCTAACTTTCGAAGTatgtatgatgtaataatacaaacaataagATTTGAGCCAGATGTGTCCCATTAGCTAACTTTCGAAGTatgtatgatgtaataatacaaacaaatgatcatatttttaaataatgagcGCACAATGATGTTTGTAATCACCTGTTTCTTTGTAATTTTGATTAACGGGAGATTGTTCGTAAAGAAtagattgtgatgtcactatcATGTTTCCATTGTTTCCTAACaatgaagttttaaattacaatgggaaaaaaacagaaagaatTTAACATGGTGGATTTTACTTTCAGCCAATTAAtcatttcaaacaaaatgtttttgaaattgttttaaaaaataaacaaaaaaacaaatttgtacgttttgtaatatataacaaacagTTCTAACATTAATGTTAGCAATGCAATGGAAGTTTGTAAGTACAACACTAAAGTTAGTTACGTACCCGGTACAATAGGACATTCATATGGTTCATCATATATTATTGTGGGTGTGCCTGAAGTATTGGGCATTTGATCCTTTTGTACATAAGCATCTATATtatagttaaatttattaaatatatacaaactcCAACCATACATAGTGTAGGATACCATAGGTATTGAGtgatttatattaaatcaaaaatgtaaatttatccTAACATTCAGAAGTTATAatactggtgttctgttttagaATTTCTTCTTTAATCATGTATAATAGGGGTgtgcaaacaaaataaattcggTGAAAATATACAACTGGCTTGGCGGGTTGCTTTTCTTTATGGGCTTCAGGTTGCACACCCCTGATGTATGGgacaacataaatatatttagatacATAGGTGAGGACAAGGTGTCTATCTTTTGGCAAACCAAGCTGCTGATTCAATCAATTTAACTGTTACCATATACTATAACTGTTTATATGATATCATAATCAATTTCACGACATGCATGCATATCTACATATCCATGTTAGACAactattgttaaatatatcaGTGATTTTATATAACTGACCACTTTTACCCGGTGGTTGGTCATAAATTGGATCAACAACTTCAGCTTCACCTTTATGTATATTCCTAAAAGATTGATCTGAAAACAAATGATTAATATAATACTggtattgtattttataattggttAACTGCTTCttcattgtatattatatgatgacacgaatatttttaaatgcataggctatgttttgtaaaacctGGTGCTTTTTCGACCATATCTCATGTTATTTACTgttaaataatacaatataatcAATTTACATGTTACTATATAATCAGACTATTTATCTATGATATCATAATCAATTCCATGACATGCATGTATATCTACATACCCATGTTAGACAACTATTGTTAAACATATCAGTCATATTATATAACTGACCACTTTTACCGGGTGGTTGGTCATATATTGGATCAACATTAACTTCAACTTTATGTATATTCCTTACTGATTGATCTGAAAACAAATGATTAATATAATACTGgtattgtattttgtaattgGTTAACTGCTTCTTCattgtgtatattatatgatgacatgaatatttttaaatgcataggctatgttttgtaaaacctGGTTGCTTTTTCGACCATATCTCATGTTGCTTACTgttaaataatacaatataatcAATTTATCTGTTACTATATATTCAGactatttatatatgatatcatAATCAATTCTGCATGAAAGCATAGCCATTATTAACATATGGTTAGCTTATATAACTGACCACTTTTACCTGGTGGTTGGTCATATATTGGACCAACATCAACTTCAGCTTCACCTTTATAAACATTCCTTACTGATGGAGCTAAAAACAAAAGCGCAATTGTACAGCTTATATAGTTTCCACTACATACAATCTTGTTGCggaagatttaaaacaaaaacaaacaccaCAAACTAACATCTTGGTAAAGAACTCAATGATGAACAACTGCTGAATTCACTTGTATATTCTGAATaaatagatatcttataaacaCAAGTAAAGCATAACtatgaaaataatatatagatAACCCATGTTTAATAATTACCGTTAGGAATTACTGTGACTTCATTGAAACCTGCATCTGGTTTGGTTGACGTTTTTCCCATTGTGGTTGTGGTTGGGTTAGGAAAGGAAGGCCCTATATAGCAAAACATGttaagaatgtaacttatttaagtttgtttggGGTAACTTTAACTtcacaagttataacataggtgacCTAGTTCATGCACTTGTGCAAGCTAATGCAGTACCACGTACAAAACTTTGTAAGTAGAATTTTCCACTTGGCAATTTAACAGCCAATTTGTGATCACTTGGTGTGCCtgtgttgttaaaaacacccCATGGTGACATGACACTTACTTGTTGTACTCCCATTGTTCTTTTTGACATAAGTACAATAATCAACAAGATAATACACAAGCATTGGGAAGCCCAACACAATGTAGATAGATAGTAGAACCCGGTGTTTTGGTTCACGAAGATTATCTATggttcaaatataaaacaattaacttgGTTAAATCTCATGTATTAAACATTGGATGATAACAAGTTTAAGAATCAAATTAtacttttagtttaattttgatgttttaaagGTACAGatataaacacaacaataaaatatttaaaatggatTGTAATCAGGTGTTTATAACACACTTACAAGTTTCACACATACATGTGTTCGTGCCTTCAAGgataaaacattaacaaaacaataattccATCAACTTACATGGTTTAAATATCTTCGAATACCACATTCGAAACATGATGATGCCGAGTAGTAAAGGaaggaaaacacaaaatataaaccaacaatTCCAATCTTTGCCAAAGCATGACTTGGGCGATACTGTTCAAGTAATATTCACCGTGCTTAAATGTTTGTAAAGgctgattttaaatttacaacaacAGAAGTATTTTCTCAACtgattttaatacttaacagTTAACACCATACTTCCTTGCACTTTATGTTATAAACCATTTAGATGAATTCAAAGATACTAACGTATTGCGCATAGATAgtgtttaagttaaaattgtttagGTGACCTTTATCTAAGGTTATAAAGTGCAATAGTACCCAAGTTATAAAGCAGTGACTGAAATGGTTCTCAGTAATAAAGcattgaattaaataaaatagtaaattaCTTCACCTCTTTTTTGATTCTTTTTAGTTCGTATTTCGAACACGAGGTAAACAAACATTGGAATATTGagaattgaaaacaaaatcaaaagtaaTTTCCATCCAAGGGTTAAGTCATCTCTCTCATCTCatgaaaaagtttgtttaaagaaCAAGTAAtgacaaagttaaaaaacatgaaatgaCTTACATGTTTGATAAACATCTAAAGTCCAAAACACCAAACACCAAACTGGAAGTAGGAGGAGTAAGGATATTAGGGATATAAGATCCATAATATCTGTAAAATAAtgaca
This genomic stretch from Ciona intestinalis unplaced genomic scaffold, KH HT001180.1, whole genome shotgun sequence harbors:
- the LOC100185344 gene encoding solute carrier family 2, facilitated glucose transporter member 1-like isoform X2, which codes for MADEAGVTKTLVLATSMAVVGSTFQFGYNTGVINAPQKTIEQFYNVTFLNRYGHPITASTLNLLWGFTVAVTAVGGMIGSLCAGVAAERYGLKKSMLYNNITAILGAALMGFSELAGSFEMLIIGRFIIGINSGINMGIAPMYLTEIAPVKYRGVFGTLGQFGVVTSMLLSQVLGLRWLLGTPTLWPLLLALTGVFAIFQLAVIPFCPDSPRFLLVKMNKEEEAREALQWLRGNHYDVKEEMNNMRIEHQANSTERKTTIIELFTVSYLRKPLIIAIVMQLSQQLSGINAVFYYSTQLFIAAGIPEEYTGLTTVGVGVVNVVMTIVSLLLIEHAGRRILHLIGLGGMCVCSVILVVLLNLHRTTVISWLTLVPILLFVAFFQTGPGSIPWFITAELFNQSSRPAAVSIAGLVNWLGNFTIGLAYPSINAEIGGYTFIIFAVLLAIFWIFTYFRVPETKGRSINEITALFQPEGEYLVPYDALVHS
- the LOC100185344 gene encoding solute carrier family 2, facilitated glucose transporter member 1-like isoform X1; amino-acid sequence: MADEAGVTKTLVLATSMAVVGSTFQFGYNTGVINAPQKTIEQFYNVTFLNRYGHPITASTLNLLWGFTVAVTAVGGMIGSLCAGVAAERYGLKKSMLYNNITAILGAALMGFSELAGSFEMLIIGRFIIGINSGINMGIAPMYLTEIAPVKYRGVFGTLGQFGVVTSMLLSQVLGLRWLLGTPTLWPLLLALTGVFAIFQLAVIPFCPDSPRFLLVKMNKEEEAREALQWLRGNHYDVKEEMNNMRIEHQANSTERKTTIIELFTVSYLRKPLIIAIVMQLSQQLSGINAVFYYSTQLFIAAGIPEEYTGLTTVGVGVVNVVMTIVSLLLIEHAGRRILHLIGLGGMCVCSVILVVLLNLHRTTVISWLTLVPILLFVAFFQTGPGSIPWFITAELFNQSSRPAAVSIAGLVNWLGNFTIGLAYPSINAEIGGYTFIIFAVLLAIFWIFTYFRVPETKGRSINEITALFQPEGEYLGGKPDKYQTKL